The following proteins come from a genomic window of Myroides odoratus DSM 2801:
- a CDS encoding metallophosphoesterase family protein, translating to MKVKLLHTADWHLGKRLDNFSRIEEQKEVLDEICQVADEQEADIVLIAGDLFDTFNPPIEAEDLFYKTLRRLTRNGQRPVLAIAGNHDSPERIDAPDPLARACGILLVGLPNTVVQPIEENDAFTLTQSVEGFVELKLAHLPFPIRIIHTPYANEVRLKKALNVADKTTALNEVLASNWQTLASEYCDTAGVNLLISHLYMMKKGGEELEEPDGEKPLKIGNADLIYSDSIPTQIQYTALGHLHRAHQIGEADRPVVYAGSPLCYSFSEAGQEKYTMLVEVEPNQPATYKKIPLVKGRPLTRKKCYAVDEAVEWLQQNPTHLVELTLVSDTFLQADDIKRIHQAHDGIITIIPVVNLANQSEENKRKQVNLEQDIQGLFADYFKQKNNGQEPNEEIMELFNEIIN from the coding sequence ATGAAAGTTAAGCTATTACATACAGCAGATTGGCATTTAGGCAAACGGTTAGATAATTTTTCAAGAATCGAAGAGCAAAAAGAAGTATTGGATGAAATCTGTCAAGTGGCAGATGAACAAGAAGCAGATATTGTCTTGATTGCAGGTGATTTATTTGATACGTTTAATCCTCCCATCGAAGCAGAAGATCTATTTTATAAAACCCTTCGCCGTTTAACGCGTAATGGGCAGCGCCCTGTTTTGGCCATTGCCGGAAATCACGATAGCCCCGAGCGAATTGATGCACCAGATCCTTTAGCACGTGCTTGTGGAATTTTACTCGTGGGATTGCCCAATACTGTGGTTCAACCCATCGAAGAAAATGATGCTTTTACATTAACACAGTCCGTAGAAGGTTTTGTGGAGCTCAAGTTAGCACATCTTCCTTTTCCGATTCGCATCATACACACACCTTATGCCAATGAGGTGCGATTGAAAAAAGCGTTGAATGTAGCAGATAAGACAACGGCTCTAAATGAAGTGTTGGCGAGTAATTGGCAAACCTTAGCTTCGGAGTATTGTGATACAGCAGGTGTTAACCTCTTAATTTCTCATTTGTACATGATGAAAAAAGGAGGAGAAGAACTGGAGGAACCCGATGGAGAAAAACCATTGAAAATTGGAAATGCTGATTTGATTTATAGCGATAGTATTCCAACGCAGATTCAATATACCGCTTTGGGACATTTGCATCGAGCCCATCAAATAGGTGAGGCCGATCGCCCGGTTGTCTATGCTGGAAGTCCATTGTGCTATAGTTTTAGTGAAGCAGGACAAGAAAAATACACGATGTTGGTTGAGGTAGAGCCTAATCAACCGGCAACTTATAAGAAAATTCCTCTTGTCAAAGGACGTCCATTGACGAGAAAAAAATGTTATGCTGTAGATGAAGCAGTCGAATGGTTGCAACAAAATCCAACACATTTGGTTGAGCTAACCTTAGTGAGCGATACCTTCTTACAAGCAGATGATATCAAGCGAATTCACCAAGCACACGATGGAATTATTACCATTATTCCGGTTGTGAATTTAGCCAATCAATCTGAGGAGAATAAAAGAAAGCAAGTCAACTTAGAACAAGATATTCAAGGACTTTTTGCTGATTATTTTAAACAAAAAAACAATGGACAAGAACCCAATGAGGAAATCATGGAATTGTTCAATGAAATTATAAATTAA
- a CDS encoding AAA family ATPase encodes MIPIKLTLEGFYSYQEKQVIDFTQLIQAGLFGIFGKVGSGKSSILEAISFGLYGESERLNARDNRAYNMMNLKSDRMSIDFEFLNFKEEKYRIYREFRRNSKRFDDVKRGDAVLYQWKEEQWIPLPDLNMEGVIGLSYENFKRTIIIPQGKFKEFIELGGKDRTKMMQEIFGLDRFDLTGKTKALYSTTRQRYDHLQGQLQRFALLTVEQIEEKKTQHKAEEVQLTELTATFKKEQELFQQLKAVKSDFETFETSKNELATLEAQEVQIQAQQKELEQYEQVDKAFRSVLKEQQQNKAKLVDKQAVLVEQIKVFQEKKTQYTQIAGELVAVEKQYATIEQEKARLRELQLIQSIKLTEESQKTLGERLKKGNEVVVQTKKELQEIQQAIVGIEQQIQRLKTNRMDAMRLMALDKWFTDWAYVQQNNKELQTKKTQVQGEIQQLSSTLEKLDFTTEEEWHINLAKQRELSQGIQMLLTQELDQLRVSQQLAHYATALKEGEACPLCGALEHPTILTSEDVSSLIAELERKQEKLRQEALELNQREREVQALVDKRHLLMVQEQEVNQQIGEKQNQLQQLEMTFVWTEIEKGNKAQLEQVKQEAIRVNGMLEQLENQQQQGIKKAESTRANVDLYTAKLAAIELDQARMEAEIEAKAKQIQLLNLNEIIAQEKEKIAQEIQSKEEGIASVETSYRSLTQQLQQLTPVLASLETEQKNSQQVIEELTKTVEGIEEHIHQLLQAFHLEEVAAVEQILAKNIDIQARRTMIQAFILKLEVLRNQVKQLAAKLESLAFDPVRFQNQTTVVATLEQQVKEHTTLVAKLAGEIERLEQEYKEKGTLLQEFDQVEKRLKNINLLDNMFKGAGFVNYVSSIYLSNLCDIANQRFHRLTNNQLSLQLNENNDFEIIDYLNNGKARSVKTLSGGQSFQVSLSLALALAESVQSLSKSNKNFFFIDEGFGTQDTESVNIVFETLSSLHKENRIVGIISHVDELQERIPLSLSIVKDEEKGSRVVTS; translated from the coding sequence ATGATACCCATTAAATTAACGCTAGAAGGTTTTTATTCCTATCAAGAAAAACAAGTCATTGATTTTACGCAGTTAATTCAAGCTGGTTTATTCGGGATATTTGGAAAAGTAGGATCAGGTAAATCTTCTATTTTAGAAGCCATATCATTTGGATTATATGGTGAAAGTGAACGATTAAATGCTCGTGATAATCGAGCGTATAATATGATGAACTTAAAATCAGACCGCATGAGTATTGATTTTGAGTTTCTGAATTTTAAAGAAGAAAAATACCGTATATACAGAGAGTTCAGACGTAATTCTAAGCGTTTTGATGATGTAAAACGCGGAGATGCAGTCTTGTATCAGTGGAAAGAAGAACAGTGGATTCCATTACCCGATTTAAATATGGAAGGGGTAATTGGATTGAGTTATGAAAACTTCAAACGCACCATCATTATTCCGCAAGGAAAATTCAAAGAGTTTATTGAATTAGGAGGAAAAGATCGAACTAAGATGATGCAAGAAATCTTTGGTTTGGATCGTTTTGATTTAACGGGAAAGACCAAAGCCTTATATAGTACAACTCGTCAGCGCTATGACCATTTGCAAGGTCAGTTGCAGCGTTTTGCCTTGCTTACAGTAGAACAGATTGAAGAGAAAAAAACGCAGCATAAAGCGGAAGAAGTACAATTAACAGAGCTAACAGCAACGTTTAAAAAAGAACAAGAGCTCTTTCAGCAATTGAAAGCAGTGAAAAGTGATTTCGAAACGTTCGAAACCAGTAAAAATGAATTAGCAACATTAGAAGCGCAAGAAGTTCAAATTCAGGCACAACAAAAGGAATTAGAACAATATGAACAAGTAGATAAGGCTTTTCGTTCCGTATTAAAAGAACAACAACAAAACAAAGCGAAGTTAGTTGATAAACAAGCTGTTTTAGTAGAGCAAATCAAGGTTTTTCAAGAAAAGAAAACACAGTACACGCAGATTGCTGGAGAATTAGTAGCTGTTGAAAAACAATATGCAACGATTGAGCAAGAAAAGGCAAGACTCCGAGAATTGCAATTAATTCAAAGTATTAAACTAACGGAAGAATCTCAAAAAACTTTAGGTGAGCGTTTGAAAAAGGGCAATGAAGTTGTGGTGCAAACCAAAAAAGAACTACAAGAAATTCAACAGGCGATTGTAGGAATTGAGCAACAAATACAACGTTTAAAAACCAATCGAATGGATGCCATGCGTTTGATGGCTTTGGATAAATGGTTTACGGATTGGGCGTATGTACAGCAAAATAACAAAGAACTACAAACCAAAAAGACACAAGTACAAGGGGAAATTCAACAGCTGAGTAGTACCTTGGAAAAGCTGGATTTCACCACGGAAGAAGAATGGCATATAAACTTAGCTAAACAAAGAGAGCTCAGTCAAGGGATTCAAATGCTGCTTACTCAGGAATTGGATCAATTGCGTGTGTCTCAACAATTGGCGCATTATGCAACTGCTTTAAAAGAAGGAGAAGCCTGTCCTTTATGTGGTGCTTTGGAACATCCTACGATTTTAACGAGCGAAGATGTATCGAGTTTAATTGCAGAATTAGAACGTAAACAAGAGAAACTTCGACAAGAAGCGCTGGAGCTAAATCAAAGAGAAAGAGAAGTACAAGCCTTGGTGGATAAGCGACATCTTTTGATGGTTCAAGAACAAGAAGTCAACCAACAAATAGGAGAAAAACAGAACCAATTACAGCAATTGGAAATGACTTTTGTTTGGACCGAAATTGAAAAAGGCAATAAAGCTCAATTAGAGCAAGTCAAACAAGAAGCAATTCGAGTGAACGGAATGCTTGAACAGTTGGAAAATCAACAACAACAAGGAATAAAAAAGGCAGAAAGTACTCGAGCGAATGTAGATTTATATACGGCAAAATTAGCTGCGATCGAATTAGATCAGGCGAGAATGGAAGCAGAGATTGAAGCCAAAGCGAAGCAAATTCAATTGTTGAACCTCAACGAAATCATAGCACAAGAGAAAGAAAAGATTGCCCAAGAGATTCAAAGTAAAGAAGAAGGGATTGCAAGCGTAGAAACAAGTTATCGCTCATTGACACAACAGCTACAGCAATTGACACCTGTTTTAGCTTCTTTGGAAACGGAACAGAAGAACAGTCAGCAGGTAATAGAAGAGTTGACCAAAACAGTAGAAGGGATAGAAGAACATATCCATCAATTACTTCAAGCGTTTCATTTGGAAGAGGTGGCAGCAGTAGAACAAATTCTTGCTAAAAATATAGACATACAGGCAAGAAGAACCATGATTCAAGCGTTTATATTAAAGTTAGAAGTATTGCGCAACCAAGTGAAGCAATTAGCAGCTAAATTGGAATCGCTTGCTTTTGACCCTGTGCGTTTTCAAAATCAAACCACAGTTGTAGCGACCTTAGAACAACAAGTGAAAGAGCATACAACGTTGGTGGCAAAACTAGCGGGAGAGATTGAACGATTGGAGCAAGAGTACAAAGAGAAAGGGACACTATTACAAGAGTTTGATCAAGTGGAAAAGCGATTGAAAAATATCAATCTATTGGATAATATGTTTAAAGGCGCGGGATTTGTCAACTATGTATCGAGTATTTACCTGAGTAACCTTTGTGATATAGCCAATCAGCGTTTTCATCGTTTAACAAATAATCAGTTGAGTTTGCAATTGAATGAAAATAACGATTTTGAAATTATTGATTATTTAAATAACGGAAAGGCACGTAGTGTGAAGACCTTATCGGGGGGGCAAAGTTTTCAAGTATCGCTATCTTTAGCTTTAGCATTAGCCGAAAGTGTACAGAGTTTATCTAAATCCAATAAGAACTTTTTCTTTATTGATGAAGGTTTTGGAACACAAGATACAGAATCGGTTAATATTGTTTTTGAAACGTTGAGCAGCCTGCATAAAGAGAATCGCATTGTTGGAATCATTTCCCATGTGGATGAATTACAAGAGCGAATTCCGTTGTCTTTGTCCATTGTAAAAGACGAAGAAAAAGGAAGTAGAGTGGTAACTTCTTAA
- a CDS encoding energy transducer TonB — translation MDSHTSYTSFGGGGGGGDGVAISLEGTPGDHLTTSSKPVEVVQEEQQIAKAEPVEENKVLAYEKGEETTVVVNKKDETKKAKPVVEKPLENVAKKTTEKKAEATEKKAATPAKPDVSNTTKDAISSFMNGGSGSGGGGTTGSGKGGLSTNGGYYGTGTGNGTGSGSGVGSGTGSGIGSGSGGGVGNGHGDGRGDGVNYSLDGRSATVKAIPKYTCNEIGTVVVEVWVDQAGNTVEARAGVKGTTNTASCLLEQAKIAALQTKWQANDKAPAKQVGKIVYQFKLT, via the coding sequence ATGGATAGTCACACGTCGTATACCAGTTTTGGTGGAGGCGGAGGTGGTGGAGATGGTGTTGCTATCTCGCTAGAGGGAACGCCTGGAGATCATTTGACAACTTCATCTAAACCTGTTGAGGTTGTACAGGAAGAACAACAAATTGCAAAAGCAGAACCGGTAGAAGAAAATAAGGTGTTGGCGTATGAAAAAGGAGAGGAAACTACGGTTGTTGTAAATAAAAAGGACGAAACGAAAAAGGCGAAACCCGTTGTTGAAAAACCATTGGAGAATGTAGCGAAAAAAACGACCGAAAAGAAAGCAGAAGCAACAGAGAAAAAAGCGGCTACACCAGCTAAGCCGGATGTTTCTAACACAACAAAAGATGCGATTAGTAGCTTTATGAATGGCGGAAGCGGTTCTGGAGGTGGTGGAACGACAGGTTCTGGAAAAGGAGGATTATCGACCAATGGTGGATATTATGGTACAGGGACTGGAAATGGTACAGGAAGCGGAAGCGGTGTAGGAAGTGGAACAGGATCCGGTATCGGAAGTGGATCTGGCGGTGGAGTAGGAAATGGCCATGGTGATGGTAGAGGTGACGGAGTCAATTATTCTCTTGATGGACGAAGCGCAACAGTCAAAGCGATTCCTAAATACACGTGTAACGAAATAGGAACAGTAGTTGTTGAAGTTTGGGTGGATCAAGCTGGGAATACAGTAGAAGCTAGAGCAGGTGTAAAAGGAACAACCAATACCGCTAGCTGTTTACTAGAGCAAGCAAAGATTGCAGCTTTACAAACCAAATGGCAAGCCAATGATAAGGCCCCTGCAAAACAAGTAGGAAAAATAGTCTATCAGTTTAAACTAACATAA
- a CDS encoding ExbD/TolR family protein gives MAIKRNKRFKAEIATSSLSDIMFFLLLFFLILSTLANPNVIKMMLPKAASNEKTNKQHLTISVTEDKRFFINKTEVPYEALEQTLLAELGGNTDQSVVIRIPFNSQIQELVDVLQIGVKNNIKFVIATQKQ, from the coding sequence ATGGCAATCAAAAGAAATAAACGCTTTAAAGCGGAAATTGCGACTTCCTCTTTAAGTGACATTATGTTCTTCTTGCTTTTATTCTTTCTTATTTTATCAACATTAGCAAATCCCAATGTGATAAAAATGATGCTTCCAAAAGCAGCATCAAATGAAAAGACGAATAAACAGCATTTGACCATATCGGTTACAGAAGATAAACGTTTTTTCATTAATAAGACTGAAGTCCCATACGAGGCATTAGAACAGACTTTATTAGCAGAATTAGGAGGAAATACCGATCAATCGGTTGTTATTCGAATCCCATTTAATTCGCAAATTCAAGAACTTGTAGACGTTTTACAGATTGGTGTAAAAAACAACATCAAGTTTGTAATAGCTACACAAAAGCAATAA
- a CDS encoding MotA/TolQ/ExbB proton channel family protein translates to MFTFLQASPDAITTAVTDLNEVVTQESQISALDFVLKGGIFMIPIILLFIYTIYLSIERYLYIRKQTKYDATVLPNTLNLLEKGQMDSVDLTLSRDNNSYTKVILEGTHSIGRPITEIEANMERLATIEIGKMEKKMGHLGLIAGIAPTLGFVGTILGVIRIFYNISISEDISIANISGGLYEKMISSGSGLVVGIIAYAAYHLLNSSIDTYLLNTQQTILDFINAIQRPNGNQKK, encoded by the coding sequence ATGTTTACATTTTTGCAAGCTTCACCAGATGCAATTACTACTGCCGTAACTGATTTAAACGAAGTAGTAACTCAAGAAAGTCAAATTTCTGCGTTAGATTTTGTTCTTAAAGGAGGAATCTTTATGATTCCGATTATCCTTTTGTTTATCTATACGATATATCTTTCCATTGAGAGGTATTTGTATATTAGAAAACAAACAAAATACGATGCAACTGTACTTCCCAATACACTCAACCTATTGGAGAAAGGTCAAATGGATTCTGTTGATTTAACCTTGTCAAGAGACAATAATTCGTATACGAAAGTCATTCTAGAAGGTACACATTCAATTGGAAGACCGATTACTGAAATCGAAGCCAATATGGAGCGCTTAGCGACTATTGAAATTGGAAAAATGGAAAAGAAGATGGGCCACCTGGGATTAATTGCCGGTATTGCTCCTACTTTAGGTTTCGTTGGAACAATTTTAGGGGTTATCCGTATTTTCTACAACATTAGTATTTCAGAGGATATTAGTATTGCTAATATTTCAGGAGGACTATATGAGAAAATGATCAGTAGTGGTTCTGGTTTAGTTGTTGGTATTATAGCGTATGCAGCGTATCACTTGCTGAATTCGTCTATTGACACTTATTTGTTGAATACACAACAAACGATTTTAGATTTTATTAATGCAATACAAAGACCAAATGGCAATCAAAAGAAATAA
- a CDS encoding MFS transporter: MSKHLARIAVTVLFFFFGGVSASWASRIPTIKEYFEVNDSAWGFVLLYISIGTLISLPFAGSIIAKLGSKRSTLYFLLSYFVLLVGIGYWDILWQLKINLVLFGVFSNLTNISINTQAINVSKQYKGQIIGSLHGTWSIGGFAASWLGAEMISSYVPPFDHFIYFSSVGIVASLFLFKFLTPDAAPLEKEQATAQKKWNWPDKNLTVLGLLAFFSMVTEGTMTDWSSEYMKHIALAPIELVGYGLTAYMFTMASGRFISDYTVRKYGERKTLSVCGLLIFIGLGAAVLFPHVYTTILSFMIVGFGVSAVVPMVYHLAGNSTIMPPQQALTLVTSIGFIGFFLGPPVIGFIAQHSSLQAAFAIIALFGLSITLLNRFIKLDTSN; encoded by the coding sequence ATGTCCAAACATTTGGCCCGAATAGCTGTTACGGTTTTATTCTTCTTTTTTGGTGGAGTCTCTGCCTCATGGGCTTCGCGAATTCCGACCATCAAAGAATATTTTGAAGTAAATGATTCGGCTTGGGGCTTTGTCCTGTTGTACATTTCAATTGGGACTTTAATTTCCTTGCCCTTTGCTGGTTCTATTATTGCTAAATTGGGAAGTAAACGTTCTACCTTGTATTTCTTACTTTCTTATTTTGTCTTACTGGTCGGTATTGGCTATTGGGACATTCTTTGGCAATTGAAAATAAACTTGGTTCTATTTGGTGTTTTTAGCAACCTCACTAATATTTCCATCAATACCCAAGCGATTAATGTGTCCAAACAATACAAAGGACAAATTATCGGATCTCTCCATGGTACTTGGAGCATTGGAGGTTTTGCAGCTTCCTGGTTAGGTGCCGAAATGATCAGCAGTTACGTTCCACCTTTCGATCATTTCATTTACTTTTCCTCGGTAGGTATTGTAGCCTCCCTATTCTTGTTTAAATTTTTAACACCCGATGCGGCTCCGCTAGAAAAAGAACAAGCTACAGCACAAAAAAAATGGAATTGGCCAGACAAGAATTTAACCGTTCTAGGCTTACTCGCCTTTTTTTCGATGGTGACAGAGGGTACTATGACTGATTGGTCTAGTGAATACATGAAACACATTGCCTTAGCTCCTATTGAATTAGTAGGATATGGCTTAACGGCTTATATGTTTACCATGGCTAGTGGTCGTTTTATCTCGGATTATACCGTACGAAAATATGGAGAACGCAAAACCTTATCCGTTTGTGGTTTACTTATTTTTATTGGTTTAGGTGCTGCCGTTTTATTTCCCCATGTGTATACCACTATTTTATCGTTTATGATTGTTGGGTTTGGTGTTTCGGCAGTTGTTCCTATGGTTTATCATTTAGCAGGAAATAGTACAATAATGCCCCCACAACAAGCGTTAACATTAGTAACGAGCATTGGTTTTATTGGATTCTTTTTAGGACCACCCGTGATTGGTTTTATCGCACAGCACTCTTCTTTACAGGCTGCTTTTGCTATTATTGCCCTTTTCGGTTTGTCCATTACGCTTTTAAATCGTTTTATCAAGCTAGATACTTCGAACTAA
- a CDS encoding ankyrin repeat domain-containing protein — MDTMFLNACKAGQKGVIEAFLKKGGININKRDALGNTPLYYVCIKGARDLVQLLIQAGADVSQANNNSQAPIHRIAENGNKEIITLLIEGGADINATDKEGKTPLLYAIKAGKTETALFFLSQGADQTIKDNEGFNALDYATAAGLRDLVVALSRTAGVSQKDDNGNTPLHQAVYNGQSETVKALLKQDTSTINEVNNEGQTPLVLAVQNSNIGVVEQLIQAGADINSSLLNGNSPLHYAAAIGNRFIAKLLVDQGASINALNAYSESPLIVAAYQGHNDFTALLIDAGANLNQVDDSSKSAMAYASEKGFTEIVEQLLMAGATN; from the coding sequence ATGGATACTATGTTTTTAAATGCCTGTAAAGCAGGACAAAAAGGAGTTATTGAAGCGTTTTTAAAAAAGGGCGGTATCAATATTAATAAACGAGATGCATTGGGGAATACCCCGCTATATTATGTCTGTATCAAGGGGGCGAGGGATTTGGTTCAATTGCTTATTCAAGCAGGAGCTGATGTTTCCCAAGCGAACAACAATAGTCAGGCCCCCATTCACCGCATTGCTGAAAATGGCAATAAAGAAATCATCACCTTATTAATAGAAGGCGGAGCGGATATCAATGCTACGGATAAAGAAGGAAAAACACCTTTGCTCTATGCTATTAAAGCAGGAAAAACAGAAACGGCTCTTTTCTTCCTTAGTCAAGGGGCGGATCAAACCATCAAAGACAACGAAGGTTTTAATGCGTTGGATTATGCAACAGCGGCGGGATTGCGAGATTTAGTTGTTGCTTTATCTAGAACAGCAGGTGTTAGTCAAAAAGATGATAACGGCAATACTCCTTTACATCAAGCGGTCTACAATGGACAAAGTGAAACGGTAAAAGCCTTGCTTAAACAAGATACCTCAACAATTAATGAAGTGAACAATGAGGGGCAAACTCCTCTCGTATTAGCCGTTCAAAATTCCAATATTGGTGTGGTGGAGCAATTGATTCAAGCTGGAGCTGATATTAATAGTAGCCTACTGAATGGAAATTCCCCTTTACATTATGCCGCAGCAATTGGCAATCGATTTATCGCTAAACTATTAGTGGACCAAGGAGCGTCTATCAATGCCTTAAATGCCTATAGTGAATCACCCTTGATTGTAGCTGCTTATCAAGGCCATAATGACTTCACGGCTTTATTGATTGATGCGGGTGCAAACCTCAACCAAGTAGATGATAGCAGTAAAAGTGCGATGGCTTATGCCAGCGAAAAAGGCTTTACTGAAATTGTTGAACAACTGTTAATGGCTGGGGCAACCAATTAA